One part of the Capra hircus breed San Clemente chromosome 4, ASM170441v1, whole genome shotgun sequence genome encodes these proteins:
- the LOC102186557 gene encoding olfactory receptor 10AC1-like has protein sequence MASPSNATLPRGFLLQGFAEFPHLRPALFLLLLALHLATLSGNLLILLAVASATTRPPMHLFLCQLSAIELGYTLVVVPRTLADLASPSLGRGSPISFLGCAVQMQMFVALGGAECFLLATMAYDRYVAICHPLRYAAVVTPGLCARLALACCLGGLAVSVGLTVAVFHLPFCGSRLLVHFFCDITALLHLACTRSYAEELPLLGACLLLLLLPSLLILASYGAIAGALRRLRSSRGRFKAVSTCASHLTVTFLHYGCATFMYARPKASYSPQRDRVLALVYTHVTPLLYPLIYSLRNHEIAAAIRQVLGRWRPRQAACQEGLSV, from the coding sequence ATGGCCAGCCCCAGCAATGCCACCCTGCCCCGGGGCTTTCTCCTGCAGGGCTTCGCTGAGTTCCCGCACCTGAGGCCAGccctcttcctgctgctgctggcccTGCACCTGGCCACCCTGAGCGGGAACCTGCTCATCTTGCTGGCGGTGGCCTCCGCGACCACCCGGCCGCCCATGCACCTCTTCCTGTGCCAGCTGTCAGCCATCGAGCTCGGTTACACGCTGGTGGTGGTGCCCCGCACTCTGGCCGACCTGGCCTCGCCGAGCCTGGGCCGAGGCAGCCCCATCTCCTTCCTGGGCTGCGCCGTGCAGATGCAGATGTTTGTGGCCCTGGGCGGGGCCGAGTGCTTCCTCCTGGCCACTATGGCttatgaccgctatgtggccatctgccaccCGCTCCGCTACGCGGCGGTGGTGACCCCCGGGCTGTGCGCGCGGCTGGCCCTGGCCTGCTGCCTCGGGGGCCTGGCGGTGTCTGTGGGGCTCACGGTGGCCGTCTTCCACCTGCCCTTCTGCGGCTCCCGCCTGCTGGTGCACTTCTTCTGCGACATCACCGCGCTGCTGCACCTGGCCTGCACGCGGAGCTACGCCGAGGAGCTGCCTCTGCTGGGcgcctgcctgctgctgctgctgctgccctcgCTGCTCATCCTGGCCTCCTACGGCGCCATCGCCGGCGCCCTGCGCCGCCTGCGCTCCTCGCGGGGCCGCTTCAAGGCCGTCTCCACCTGCGCCTCGCACCTGACCGTCACTTTCCTGCACTACGGCTGCGCCACCTTCATGTACGCGCGGCCCAAGGCCAGCTACTCCCCGCAGCGGGACCGCGTGCTGGCGCTGGTCTACACCCACGTGACGCCGCTGCTCTACCCGCTCATCTACAGCCTGCGTAACCACGAGATCGCAGCGGCCATCCGCCAGGTGCTGGGGCGCTGGCGACCCCGCCAGGCCGCGTGTCAGGAGGGTCTGTCTGTGTGA